The following are encoded together in the Bicyclus anynana chromosome 2, ilBicAnyn1.1, whole genome shotgun sequence genome:
- the LOC112054069 gene encoding uncharacterized oxidoreductase SERP2049-like translates to MSFKGKVAIVTGSSSGIGAAVAMSLSAEGASVVIVGRNEAKLAATKAKCANALVVRADITIDADARRIVQQTIEKFGKIDILVNNAGNSILASIFDENIMESYDFTMNINLRAVFRMTSLVVPHIIKTKGNIVMISSVTGRSTSFGAQAISYAVSKAGLNHFGAYLAADLAPHGVRVNVISPGPVYTDLIENSGYDGSYDVLKFHTALDSVSHPQEIADLVLMVANDKAKSITGSNLFCDNGWMIKRY, encoded by the exons atgagtttCAAAGGAAAAGTTGCAATAGTGACGGGCTCGAGTTCAGGAATCGGCGCCGCGGTGGCGATGTCTCTGAGTGCGGAAGGCGCTTCGGTGGTCATCGTTGGACGGAACGAAGCGAAGTTGGCGGCTACAAAAGCGAAGTGCGCCAACGCGTTGGTCGTGCGCGCCGACATTACAATCGACGCCGACGCCCGCCGAATCGTCCAACAGACAATAGAAAAGTTCGGCAAGATAGACATATTGGTGAACAACGCGGGAAATTCGATACTTGCGAGCATTTTCGATGAAAATATAATGGAGTCGTACGATTTTACTATGAACATAAATCTACGCGCGGTTTTCCGTATGACCAGTTTGGTAGTGCCGCATATAATCAAAACTAAGGGGAACATTGTTATGATTTCGAGTGTTACTGGTCGCAGTACGAGTTTTGGTGCTCAAGCTATATCGTATGCGGTATCCAAAGCTGGGTTGAATCATTTTGGAGCGTACTTGGCAGCGGATTTGGCACCTCACGGTGTTAG GGTAAACGTAATAAGTCCAGGTCCTGTGTACACGGATTTGATTGAGAATTCCGGTTACGATGGATCCTATGACGTGCTGAAATTTCACACCGCTCTCGACAGCGTGTCGCATCCACAGGAGATAGCGGATTTGGTGCTCATGGTAGCGAATGACAAAGCGAAATCTATTACTGGCTCCAACTTGTTTTGCGACAACGGCTGGATGATAAAACGCTACTAA